One Halopiger aswanensis genomic region harbors:
- a CDS encoding type B DNA-directed DNA polymerase, giving the protein MPFTIDFLDNGRVLEWETTSDGAVATERDDYTPRFYVAPRSSDTDLDLTELRTIYDRHPDVVTTEVVRRRPGFRRDEEDVLAVDVDHIDRVTSLASQARQLSDYPIGDLACFNVDFSREFRYCLENGLDPTPATDLSTLRLSVPMSESGNETYRELSIDGETVSGRSADILTTVQAALKAHDPDILICSTSEIIPTLYEMAATAGVGDFTLSRWSGVEYQQLASRSTYSSYGRVGHSPARYNVPGRVIIDESNTFFYGETNLEGILDLVSRSKKPVQELAWASIGNVLTSIQICEAHDRDVLVPWNSWRHEFYKPMGTLHDADRGGFIFAPDVGLHEDVHELDFSSLYPNIICTRNVSPDVIRCDCHHDREDVPELEYSICDERGYLVDVLEPIIEDRDEIKAAIRRERQRDEPDEKRLRELEGRSEALKWILVACFGYQGFSNAKFGRIECHEAINAFAREILLTAKQRLEAGGWRVVHGIVDSIWVTPDPTIDDTERTDLETLATEITETVNIRLEHEAHYDWVAFVPQRGSDAGALTKYFGKVAGEDEFKIRGIEARQRSTPPFIEEVQRKCLEQFDATRSPEAVFAYLQKAIKQLHAGEVPVKQLVERNRISKPLEGYTQNTQNVAALKRARDQDLAIHPGQDIEYVVVDDEKSSRDRVALTHEEIETYDASYYETQLVRAVESVLSPLGWDRIDIQRKLSTGKETVLSSFGSVDELS; this is encoded by the coding sequence ATGCCATTCACAATCGATTTTCTCGATAATGGTCGCGTTCTCGAGTGGGAGACAACATCCGACGGTGCTGTCGCGACCGAGCGCGACGACTACACGCCACGCTTCTACGTTGCACCCCGGTCATCAGATACGGATCTCGACCTCACAGAGCTTAGAACGATCTACGACCGGCATCCGGATGTCGTCACAACCGAGGTTGTTCGTCGAAGACCTGGCTTTCGGCGCGACGAGGAAGACGTCCTTGCCGTCGACGTCGATCATATCGATCGGGTCACATCGCTAGCGAGTCAAGCTCGACAGCTGTCCGACTATCCGATTGGGGATCTCGCCTGCTTTAATGTCGATTTCTCGCGCGAGTTCCGGTACTGTTTGGAGAACGGCCTCGATCCAACGCCAGCGACGGACCTGTCGACGCTTCGCCTCAGTGTCCCGATGAGCGAGTCCGGGAATGAGACGTACAGAGAGCTGTCGATCGACGGTGAGACAGTTAGTGGTCGATCAGCGGATATTCTGACTACAGTCCAAGCGGCACTCAAGGCCCATGATCCTGATATCCTCATTTGCTCGACGAGCGAGATCATTCCGACATTGTATGAGATGGCAGCGACCGCGGGAGTCGGTGACTTTACACTAAGTCGATGGTCTGGCGTTGAGTACCAACAGCTTGCAAGTCGGTCGACATATTCCAGCTACGGGCGTGTCGGACACTCCCCTGCCCGGTACAACGTTCCTGGTCGAGTGATCATCGACGAGTCGAATACCTTCTTCTACGGCGAGACAAACCTCGAGGGCATCCTCGATCTCGTCTCCCGCTCGAAAAAGCCAGTCCAAGAGCTCGCGTGGGCATCAATTGGAAACGTCCTCACTTCGATCCAGATTTGCGAAGCCCACGACCGCGATGTATTAGTGCCGTGGAATTCCTGGCGCCATGAGTTCTACAAGCCGATGGGCACGCTCCATGACGCTGACCGTGGCGGGTTCATTTTCGCGCCGGATGTTGGTCTCCACGAAGACGTCCACGAGCTCGATTTCTCGAGCCTCTACCCGAATATCATCTGTACGCGAAACGTCTCACCGGACGTCATCCGATGTGACTGCCATCACGATCGCGAGGATGTGCCGGAGCTTGAGTACTCAATCTGTGATGAGCGTGGCTATCTCGTTGATGTCCTCGAACCGATCATCGAGGATCGAGACGAGATCAAAGCCGCCATTCGACGCGAACGACAGCGTGACGAGCCTGATGAAAAGCGGCTTCGGGAACTCGAGGGACGCTCGGAAGCGTTGAAGTGGATTCTTGTCGCCTGTTTTGGCTACCAGGGATTTAGCAACGCGAAGTTCGGACGGATCGAATGCCACGAAGCAATCAATGCGTTTGCTCGTGAAATCCTGCTGACGGCGAAACAGCGCTTGGAAGCGGGTGGATGGCGAGTCGTCCACGGAATCGTCGATTCGATCTGGGTTACTCCTGATCCGACTATCGATGACACCGAGCGAACTGATCTCGAAACGCTTGCGACAGAGATCACTGAGACTGTCAACATTCGACTCGAGCACGAAGCCCACTACGACTGGGTTGCGTTTGTCCCCCAACGCGGGAGTGACGCTGGTGCGCTGACGAAGTATTTCGGAAAAGTCGCCGGCGAGGACGAGTTCAAGATTAGAGGCATCGAAGCCCGACAGCGGTCAACCCCACCGTTTATCGAAGAGGTTCAGCGGAAGTGTCTAGAACAATTTGACGCAACCCGGTCACCGGAAGCGGTCTTCGCCTATCTCCAGAAGGCGATCAAACAGCTACATGCCGGCGAGGTCCCAGTCAAACAGCTCGTCGAACGGAATCGCATCTCTAAACCACTCGAGGGATACACGCAAAACACGCAGAACGTCGCGGCCCTGAAACGTGCTCGCGACCAGGATCTCGCCATTCATCCAGGACAAGACATTGAATACGTCGTTGTCGATGACGAGAAGTCTTCGCGGGACCGTGTTGCCCTCACCCATGAGGAAATTGAGACCTATGACGCTTCCTACTACGAGACACAGCTAGTCCGAGCTGTCGAGAGTGTGCTGTCACCGCTCGGATGGGACCGGATAGATATTCAACGAAAACTCTCGACAGGGAAAGAGACTGTTCTGAGTTCGTTCGGCTCCGTCGACGAATTATCGTAG
- a CDS encoding GNAT family N-acetyltransferase encodes MPGPAFASGDSVSLHPVEEEDYEFLQYGRNNPDIRRPLGSSTIYSRGDVAEMVEDDEYRFLVCVDEHSESTEERNSGPASSLAECTKPMRDASHDHLEPVGVVALPWVFEDTQSAFLMYWIAPEHQGNGYATEATEMLLNYVFRECGFHKVAAYVHETNDTSAAVLESLGFQREGTLRQEVFSDGEWLDEYRYAVLADEWLE; translated from the coding sequence ATGCCTGGACCCGCGTTCGCATCTGGTGATAGCGTTTCTCTCCACCCTGTCGAAGAGGAAGACTACGAGTTCCTCCAGTACGGCCGCAACAACCCCGACATAAGGCGGCCGCTCGGATCTTCGACCATCTACTCCCGTGGCGATGTCGCGGAGATGGTCGAGGACGATGAGTACCGGTTTCTAGTCTGTGTGGACGAACACAGCGAATCTACAGAAGAAAGGAACAGCGGACCCGCAAGTAGTCTCGCTGAATGCACTAAACCTATGCGAGACGCAAGTCACGACCATCTCGAACCTGTCGGCGTCGTTGCCCTCCCGTGGGTGTTTGAGGACACGCAGTCAGCGTTCCTGATGTATTGGATCGCACCCGAGCATCAAGGCAACGGCTACGCCACGGAGGCGACTGAAATGCTCTTGAACTACGTGTTCCGAGAGTGTGGTTTCCACAAGGTCGCCGCGTACGTCCATGAGACGAATGATACGTCGGCGGCTGTACTGGAGTCGCTCGGCTTCCAGCGTGAGGGGACCTTGCGCCAGGAAGTGTTCTCCGACGGCGAGTGGCTCGACGAGTACCGCTACGCCGTCCTTGCCGATGAGTGGCTAGAGTGA